The following nucleotide sequence is from Coffea eugenioides isolate CCC68of chromosome 10, Ceug_1.0, whole genome shotgun sequence.
TTGCACGAGTATTAGGAAAGGTTCAAACACTTATGTGCAAGTTGTCCTCATCATCAAATCCCTGATCAACTTCTCATTCAATATTTTTATAAGAGATTATCAGCAACAGATAGGAAAATCATTGATGCAGCTAGTGGATGAGCATTGGTAAATAAAACACCAATGGAAGAGAGAAGAATAATTTCAAGTATGGCAACCAATGGTCAACAATTTGGTGAGAGACAGGAATATGTCCTTAGAAAAGTCAATGAGGTAAGTACTTCTTCGATTGAATAACGATTAGATTCTCTAACCTCTTTGGTGGAAAGGTTGGTTATAGGACAGGTTCAGCAGGCCAGAACATGTGGAATTTGCTATGCTTCGAGTCATCAGACTGATGTGTGTCACACTACAAGATAATCCGAATGAACATGCAAATGCAGTTGACGAATTTCCTGGCCCACCTCAAAGGCGCTATGATCCTTATTCAAACACCCATAATCCGAGGTGGAAGGATCATCCGAATTTTAGTTATACTGCAAGGCAATCGGGATTTCACCAACAGCAATATCAGCCTAGGCCTCCAATTTCACAACAGCAACCAGTTTCGAAATCAGGTACGCCCTTGGAAGAAATTGTTAAATCTTTAGCTACCAATACACAACAATTCAATAGGAGACAAGAACCagtattcaaaatttggagaaTCAAATTATCCAACTGGCGTCTACAGTTAATCGATTGGAGTCTCAAGTTTCAGGAAAGTTGCCTTTACAGACTGTTATCAATCGAAAACAAAATGCAAGTGCAATCACATTGAAGAGTGGCAAAAAGTTGCCAGAACCTAGTAAGAGAATTTCTGAGCAAGCTATTGAGAAAGAAGAAGTGGCACCCTAACCTAAAGATATGCCACATCAAAAATCCAGAGATGAACCTCCAATAGTGGTGACAGCTCCTCCTCCATTTCCCAGTCAATTTGCAATGTCAAAGAAAGAGAAGCAAGAGCAAGAGATTCTAAAAACTTTTCGCAAGGTTGAGGTAAATATTCCCCTTTTAGATGCAATTAAGCAAATTCTTAGATATGAAAAGTTTCTTAAAGAATTATGCACTactcaaaaaaaattgaaaggaaatgaaaaagtGCATCTAGGGGAGAAAGTCTCAGCAGTGCTTCAGAAAAAGTTGCCTCCAAAATGTaaggatccaggtatgtttactattcctTACAAAATTGAAAATATTAGGATTGAGAAAGCAATGTTGGATTTGAGTGCTTCTATAAATGTTATGCCTCGTTCTATTTATAATATATTGAATCTTGGTCCTTTAAAAGAGATGGGTATAATAATTCAACTTGCTAATAGGTCAAACGCTTATCCTGATGAGGTTTTGGAGGACATATTAGTTCAAGTAGACAAATTGATTTTTCCTGTAAATTTTTATGTGTTTGATATGAAGGAAGATAATTCTACTAATTCACCTCCAATTTTGTTAGAAAGGCCATTTTTGAGAACATCTAGAACTAACATTGATGTTTACTCTGGAACACTgactatggaatttgatggcGATATTATAAAATTCAATATTTATGATGCCATGAAATATCCTAATGAATCTCATTCAGTCTTTGTTATAGATGTAATTGACTTTTTGACGCAGCAAACTTTTGAACTAACTGATGATGATGTTTCGAAAGCCACTATTACCAGTGGTCTTGATCGAAAGTATATTCAAAAGATAAGAGGAAAGTTTGACTTTTTCCTTGAATTGCAAGAAACTAGTTTTGAATTAGATTCTCTTAAAACTGTAGGCTATGATGTGCCTTATGTTGAATTGCTACGGTCTCATTCAAAACTTTTACTATCTATTGTACAGGTCCCGAAGTTGGAATTGAATTAATTACCAAGTCATCTAAAATACGTATTTCTCAGGGAAGGAGGCACACGTCCAGTGATTATTTCTTGCAAGCTAACTACTTTAGAAGAAGAAAAGCTAATTCGGGTGCTAAAAGATCACAAGGAGGCAATGGGATGGACTTTGGCAGATATCAAAAGACTAAGTCCAACCACTTGCATGCACTAAATCTTATTGGAAGAAGATGCTAAACCTTCAAAAGAGGCTCAACGTAGACTAAACCCACCAATAATTGAGGTAGTAAAAAAGAAGATTTAAAACTTCTTGATGCAGGTATAATTTATCCAATTTCGGATAGTAAGTGGGTAAGTCCTACACAAGTAGTTCCTAAAAAGACAGGAATAACAGTTGTTGAAAATCCAAATGGTGAGTTGATGCCTACCCGCATTCAAAATGGATGGCGAGTTTgtataaattttagaaaattaaatgcaTTAACTCAAAAAGACCATTTTTCACTACCCTTTATTGATAAAATGCTAGAAAGGTTGGTAGGAAAATCTCACTATTGTTGCCTtgattgtgaggactcgcaaaatttacttatttaatctcctatttctagattatttaattatttatttggccttttaccccgaatattattttctaagctcttgagacctaattacatggaaatatagtttcattatatttttaaagtgacttgtttcaaaaattaattttcgaaagctcgtttagtgaaaatagtgaacacgtctttggaaatcttgaccgattgagagtacaataagtttggaatattggagacatgtacaatggatctaaattaggtattttaatgtttaaatactcaagtgatagttattagtactatcgttataagaatttctcggaagtttcgcgttatcgcgcttaaattggagatacgcgttttcacacgcgcgatttaaattgaggaacgttagacccttattttgggacaattgagagtgaataatatttatatgaatataagtgcattagagatttagtgcactagtgaaacaaactcgagaggaatcgagcacgaaacgagggaaaaagagttgacctttgaatcaatgagagccacacattttagtttCACATGGGAGCATCACACTAGATTAAAACCCTCCATATACTTACCTCAATTGCTGCCTCTTTTGCTTCCATTCCAGCCGTGCAACATCAAGATAAAAAAGGACCAAGTTTACTTCACcaaattccttcatcaaatcttcatcatACCTCTTCCAATTCACTCCAAATTCGAACTACACTTAACTAAACATTTAGAGATCCCATTGagctaagaaaaggagctgTTATTCACGGTTTTTCTTGTGCTAAGGAAGGCCAAAAATTCTGACTTTGATCACCACACAAGTAGGTAACGATCAACTACCGAAATCTTGTTTTATGGAGGTTGATTAACACCTTTAAACTCTTGTATTCATATGGGtggttgttattgttggaaaatttggaaggtgggctctatgaactcccacccgtgtcttgatggctgatgtgatgattgatgatgaatttaatgttggtttagtgctcaaaatggtagattaatggtgtattattagtaTGAACTTCAAGAGATGCATGGGGTAAAagttccgattctgcccctgctttgaacgTACCTATTTCTGCAGAATTTTTGAgattctaatgacttgtttatgatgtatacatgttatatgagttgtgtagaaagtttcattgaaaaataacatgatttggttggtcaaatgagttgatttccaaagttagcaaaactggaaaatgaatcccgtattgcccaTGCAGTCATTTTGTAttggccataactctttgctctgaTGTCGAAATTAAGTGTtatttgtggcactggaaactagacattcccagctttccattgGTATAAAAGACACGACCTAGTTCCACTCGAGTGAGCtacaccattcgtttgaaaatcactgccctgtttcgttgctctccaggagacaggacagaaattacttcttgatgctcaaaaacgagctgtttatggatagaatttgaaaatggtttcttctgaaaaaattcagatttatgagagagctttccaacgccatcaaccactcccaattccaagttgaattgagtgagttgtggccaaagtttgaaactgctacagtgatagaattttccacttggacagatttgtaactaacaatgatttgggacttgttgttttggaaactttgatgtccaacatctaccaaactttatattagatgttccttggactttgtttcacaaataaaccagatttgggttggttcctttggacaaaatgtttaaaaaggaaagaagagctagaagacagttttaccttgagaaatttcttgaactttgatggtttagttaactaccttcccgtgtgaattttcaaataaaatttgataTAAGAGTAATCCTCATATGGAGGTTTAATTGTACAAAATTTGGTAATATTCTAAAACCATTTTGTTATGCAAATGATGTCACAAAATTCGCTCATCGAATTTGGAAAACTTTTCGTTTTCTCTTAgccaaatggtcaaatctgatttggagagttttatttcaaaaatttggatGTCAATGGTCTTTAAATT
It contains:
- the LOC113750515 gene encoding uncharacterized protein LOC113750515 encodes the protein MPHQKSRDEPPIVVTAPPPFPSQFAMSKKEKQEQEILKTFRKVEVNIPLLDAIKQILRYEKFLKELCTTQKKLKGNEKVHLGEKVSAVLQKKLPPKCKDPGMFTIPYKIENIRIEKAMLDLSASINVMPRSIYNILNLGPLKEMGIIIQLANRSNAYPDEVLEDILVQVDKLIFPVNFYVFDMKEDNSTNSPPILLERPFLRTSRTNIDVYSGTLTMEFDGDIIKFNIYDAMKYPNESHSVFVIDVIDFLTQQTFELTDDDVSKATITSGLDRKYIQKIRGKFDFFLELQETSFELDSLKTVGYDVPYVELLRSHSKLLLSIVQVPKLELN